One Ranitomeya variabilis isolate aRanVar5 chromosome 5, aRanVar5.hap1, whole genome shotgun sequence DNA window includes the following coding sequences:
- the LOC143774937 gene encoding uncharacterized protein LOC143774937 → MSESEQQVMQEAVQRSPEQAQVQRRLHPQQQRKGNSSSVQRSSSGRSESQRSRGSAKTTRPATIPADTVTRPETGRKSTAKTKHRECAICSDELPSSWEKRLCSVCIKKTIQEETPSFASELKSLIKSQVESAIKGIKATKKKHKKTPESPVSSADESESELSDSNNSSDSDTSSVSSEGGRSCFPIEETDALVKAVRATMGLVEERPKKTAQDIMFSGLEQKRKRAFPVNEKIHSLIKREWKKPDKKALLTPKRKYPFDDPACSSWSKAPKLDVAIAKASKKFALPFEDMGTLKDPMDKKAEVFLKNSWEAAGGGLKPAVAATCTARALMVWLEHLDSQLKGKVSRDTIQKSVSIMKGFERIRWMAPSIVIVVSWSHLIINRQTLV, encoded by the exons atgagcgaaagcgagcagcaggttatgcaggaagccgtccagcgatctcctgagcaggcacaagtgcagcggcgtctgcacccacagcagcagcgcaaaggaaactcgtcctctgtacagcgcagcagcagcggacgatcagagtctcaacgcagtcgggggtctgcaaaaaccacacggccggcgacgattccagcggatacagtcaccaggcctgagacg GGGAGGAAAAGTACAGCCAAAACTAAGCACAGagaatgtgccatatgttcagacgagctgccttcctcctgggagaagagactatgcagcgtctgtataaaaaagacgattcaggaggaaaccccatcatttgcatccgaattaaagtcactaataaaaagccaggtggaaagtgccattaaaggcattaaagccacaaagaaaaaacataagaaaacaccTGAGTCCCCCGTATCCAGTGCGgacgagtcagagagtgaactatctGACTCGAATAATTCGTCAGATtctgacacctcttcagtatcctctgagggggggcgcagttgcttccctatcgaggaaacagacgctttagtgaaagcggtcagagcaacaatgggTCTAGTGGAGGAGCGACCTAAaaaaacagcgcaggacataatgttcagcggtctggaacaaaaaagaaaaagagcatttccagtaaatgagaaaattcactctctaattaaaagagagtggaaaaaaccagacaaaaaagctctcctcacccccaaaagaaaatacccgtttgatgacccagcctgctcatcctggagtaaggcaccaaaattagatgtggccatagcaaaggcctcaaaaaagtttgccctaccttttgaggacatgggtaccttaaaagatccgatggacaaaaaagccgaggttTTTCTAAAAAACTCTTGGGAAGCGGCAGGAGGCGGACTTAAACCAGCGGTCGCGGCCACCTGCACAGCtcgcgcgctaatggtgtggcttgagcacttggattcccaattaaaagGAAAAGTCTCGAGAGACACGATTCAAAAATCAGTGTccataatgaaag GGTTTGAGCGAATAAGATGGATGGCACCTTCGATTGTGATTGTGGTGAGCTGGAGCCACCTGATCATTAACAGACAAACTCTTGTATAA
- the MAPK6 gene encoding mitogen-activated protein kinase 6, translated as MAEKFESLMNIHGFDLGSRYMDLKPLGYGGNGLVFSAVDNDCDKRVAVKKIVLTDPQSVKHALREIKIIRRLDHENIVKVYEILGPNGNQLIDDVSSLTELNSVYIVQEYMETDLAKLLEQGPLREEHARLFMYQLLRGLKYIHSANVLHRDLKPANLFINTEDLVVRVGDFGLARIMDPHYSHKGHLSEGLVTKWYRSPRLLLSPNNYTKAIDMWAAGCIFAEMLTGKTLFAGAHELEQMQLILESIPVVHEEDRQELLNVIPVYIKKDMTMPHTPLTQLLPGISPEALDFLEQILTFSPMDRLTAEEALSHPYMSIYSFPLDEPISSHPFHIEDEVDDILLMEDNHSPVYHWERYHDSQYSDHDWPTQYNFDVDEVQRDPRALSDGSDEEEVQVDPRKYLDGDREKYLEDPAFDPYFSAEPSWQYTDHHENKYCDLECSNSCNFKMRATSYLDNLVWRETEVNHYYEPKLIIDLSNWKEQSKERSDKRGKSKCERNGLVKAQIALKEVSQQLVEKEREKRKEFDFDSFIAGTIELSLQHESSSVDKLNDLNSSVTQLEYKSLISKSVSLEKQEKAMANLAQLGTLNQNSWDSPIKSGEDCFLLDQFCCEVRKDDHVEKENAYTGYLDNLFSKKEEAEELDPEPVEDEKVGSKENDEGILSFSGDIFFTKQLDCIGIPQFHNPLGSPLKSIQATLTPSVMKSSPQIPRKTYSSILKHLN; from the exons ATGGCCGAAAAGTTTGAAAGCCTCATGAACATTCATGGGTTTGATTTGGGCTCTCGTTATATGGACTTAAAACCGCTTGGCTACGGTGGTAACGGCTTAGTTTTTTCTGCTGTTGACAATGACTGTGATAAGCGGGTAGCTGTGAAGAAAATTGTCCTGACTGATCCTCAGAGCGTCAAACATGCTCTGCGGGAGATCAAAATTATCCGGAGACTCGATCATGAAAACATTGTTAAAGTATATGAAATTCTCGGCCCCAATGGAAATCAATTAATCGATGATGTGAGCTCCCTAACCGAGCTGAACTCAGTTTACATTGTTCAGGAGTATATGGAGACCGACCTAGCCAAGCTCCTTGAGCAAGGCCCTCTACGTGAAGAACATGCCAGGCTTTTCATGTACCAGCTGTTACGTGGGCTCAAGTACATCCACTCTGCTAATGTTCTACACAGAGATCTCAAGCCAGCAAACCTGTTCATAAACACTGAAGACTTGGTCGTAAGGGTTGGAGATTTTGGTCTTGCACGTATCAtggatccccattactctcataag GgacatctttctgaaggtcttgtcacaAAATGGTACAGATCTCCTCGCCTTTTACTTTCACCCAACAATTACACTAAAGCTATAGACATGTGGGCGGCTGGGTGCATATTTGCAGAGATGCTGACTGGAAAAACCCTGTTTGCAG GTGCTCATGAACTTGAGCAGATGCAGCTGATCTTAGAATCGATCCCTGTTGTACATGAAGAAGACAGACAAGAACTTCTCAACGTGATCCCAGTCTATATAAAAAAGGATATGACCATGCCACATACTCCTTTGACACAGCTGCTGCCAGGCATTAGCCCTGAAG CACTAGATTTTCTGGAGCAAATTCTGACATTCAGTCCTATGGATAgactaacagcagaggaagctttgTCTCACCCATACATGAGCATCTATTCATTTCCGCTGGATGAGCCAATTTCCAGCCATCCTTTTCATATTGAAGATGAGGTGGATGATATCTTGCTGATGGAGGACAACCACAGCCCTGTTTATCACTGGGAAAG ATATCATGATAGTCAGTATTCAGACCATGATTGGCCTACACAATATAATTTTGATGTTGATGAAGTCCAGCGAGATCCAAGGGCTCTCTCTGATGGAAGTGATGAAGAAGAGGTGCAGGTCGACCCTCGCAAATATCTTGATGGAGATCGAGAAAAGTATTTGGAAGATCCAGCTTTTGACCCATACTTTTCTGCTGAGCCTTCTTGGCAATATACAGATCACCATGAGAACAAATATTGTGACCTGGAGTGTAGCAACTCTTGTAACTTCAAAATGAGGGCCACATCTTATCTAGATAACCTAGTGTGGAGGGAGACTGAAGTGAATCATTATTATGAGCCAAAACTTATTATAGATCTGTCTAACTGGAAAGAGCAAAGTAAGGAGAGGTCTGATAAGAGAGGTAAATCAAAATGTGAAAGAAATGGTCTGGTAAAGGCTCAGATAGCTCTTAAGGAAGTGTCACAGCAGCTAGTTGAAAAGGAAAGGGAGAAACGTAAAGAGTTTGACTTTGATTCATTTATTGCAGGTACCATTGAGCTCAGTTTGCAGCATGAATCTTCCAGTGTTGACAAACTCAATGACTTAAATAGCTCCGTAACACAACTTGAATATAAATCCTTAATATCAAAGTCTGTGAGTCTAGAAAAACAGGAGAAAGCAATGGCTAACTTGGCACAATTGGGAACCCTAAACCAAAATTCTTGGGACAGTCCAATCAAAAGTGGTGAAGACTGTTTTCTCCTAGACCAGTTTTGTTGTGAAGTAAGAAAAGATGATCATGTTGAAAAGGAAAATGCCTACACAGGTTACTTAGATAATTTATTTAGTAAGAAGGAAGAGGCAGAAGAGTTAGATCCTGAGCCAGTAGAAGATGAAAAGGTTGGAAGTAAAGAAAACGATGAGGGCATCCTGAGCTTTAGTGGAGACATCTTTTTTACTAAGCAGCTGGATTGTATTGGCATCCCACAATTTCATAATCCTCTTGGATCACCTCTTAAATCAATACAAGCCACACTGACCCCATCTGTCATGAAATCGTCCCCACAAATTCCCCGTAAAACTTACAGCAGCATTCTGAAACATCTAAACTAA